In a single window of the Nicotiana tomentosiformis chromosome 10, ASM39032v3, whole genome shotgun sequence genome:
- the LOC138900030 gene encoding uncharacterized protein produces MEKVKIIKEQLKPAQSRQKSYSDVRHEDLDFEKDDWLFLKVSPMKGIMWFGKKGKLSPRYVRPYRIVQRIGQVEYKLELPPEMSLVHPVFHVSMLNKVVGDPSVIVPVETIEVNEELTYEIPVAILYRQVQKLRNKEIASVKLLWRNQQVEEATWEAEEEIKRKYPHLFE; encoded by the coding sequence atggaaaaagttaagatcattaaggagcagttgaaacctgctcagagtcgtcaaaagtcctattcggatgtgcgtcaCGAGGATTTGGATTTCGAAAAAGATGATTGgctattcttgaaggtttcccccatgaagggtataatgtggtttggtaagaaagggaaattgagtccgaggtatgttagGCCGTACAGAATcgttcagaggattggtcaggtggagtacaagcttgagctaccacctgagatgtcattagtgcacccggtattccatgtgtctatgttgaataaggtagttggagatccatcGGTTATTGTTCCAGtagagaccattgaggttaatgaagaattgacttatgaaatTCCAGTAGCCATCCTTTATaggcaagtccaaaaattgaggaacaaagagattgcctctgtgaaattattatggcgaaaccagcaggttgaagaggccacctgggaggccgaggaagaaatcaaaaggaagtaccctcatttgtttgaatag